A stretch of the Nomascus leucogenys isolate Asia unplaced genomic scaffold, Asia_NLE_v1 Super-Scaffold_241, whole genome shotgun sequence genome encodes the following:
- the C5AR1 gene encoding C5a anaphylatoxin chemotactic receptor 1 — MDFFNNTSPDYGHYDDNDNLDLNTPVDKTSNTLRVPDILALVIFAVVFLVGVLGNALVVWVTAFEVKRTINAIWFLNLAVADFLSCLALPILFTSIVQHHHWPFGAAACSILPSLILLNMYASILLLATISADRFLLVFNPIWCQNFRGAGLAWIACAVAWGLALLLTIPSFLYRVVQEEYFPRKVLCGVDYSNDKRRERAVAIIRLVLGFLWPLLTLTICYTFLLLRTWSRRATRSTKTLKVVVAVVASFFIFWLPYQVTGIMMSLLEPSSPTFLLLKKLDSLCISFAYINCCINPIIYVVAGHGFQGRLRKSLPGLLRNVLTEESVVRESKSFTRSTVDTVAEKTQAV, encoded by the coding sequence GACTTCTTCAATAATACCAGCCCTGATTATGGGCACTACGATGACAACGATAACCTGGACCTCAACACCCCTGTGGATAAAACTTCTAACACGCTGCGTGTTCCAGACATCCTGGCCTTGGTCATCTTTGCAGTCGTCTTCCTGGTGGGAGTGCTGGGCAATGCCCTGGTGGTCTGGGTGACGGCATTCGAGGTCAAACGGACCATCAATGCCATCTGGTTCCTCAATTTGGCGGTAGCCGACTTCCTCTCCTGCCTGGCGCTGCCCATCTTGTTCACGTCCATTGTACAGCATCACCACTGGCCCTTCGGCGCGGCCGCCTGCAGCATCCTGCCCTCCCTCATCCTGCTCAACATGTACGCCAGCATCCTGCTGCTGGCCACCATCAGCGCCGACCGCTTTCTGCTGGTGTTTAACCCTATCTGGTGCCAGAACTTCCGAGGGGCCGGCTTGGCCTGGATCGCCTGTGCCGTGGCTTGGGGTTTAGCCCTGCTGCTGACCATACCCTCCTTCCTGTACCGGGTGGTCCAGGAGGAGTACTTTCCACGAAAGGTGTTGTGTGGCGTGGACTACAGCAACGACAAACGGCGGGAGCGAGCCGTGGCCATCATCCGGCTGGTCCTGGGCTTCCTGTGGCCTCTACTCACGCTCACAATCTGTTACACCTTCCTTCTGCTCCGGACGTGGAGCCGCAGGGCCACAAGGTCCACCAAGACACTCaaggtggtggtggcggtggtggccAGTTTCTTTATCTTCTGGTTGCCCTACCAGGTGACGGGGATAATGATGTCCTTACTGGAGCCGTCGTCACCCACCTTCCTGCTGCTGAAGAAGCTGGACTCCCTGTGTATCTCCTTTGCCTACATCAACTGCTGCATCAACCCCATCATCTATGTGGTGGCCGGCCACGGCTTCCAGGGCCGACTGCGGAAATCCCTCCCCGGCCTTCTCCGGAATGTGTTGACTGAAGAGTCCGTGGTCAGGGAGAGCAAGTCATTCACGCGCTCCACAGTGGACACTGTGGCCGAGAAGACCCAGGCGGTGTAG